A part of Paenibacillus sp. sptzw28 genomic DNA contains:
- a CDS encoding TIGR03943 family putative permease subunit has protein sequence MSKISKQQQPIHGAVQSLILLGFGLYIHYLVFSGHINFYIAPRMQLYVVMAGIGLDVMALYHGMRTFRKYAASKRSSRDSRDPGNHKPAASPLLRSVLINLFFLFPILLGFLTPDRALGSSLAAKKGINLGDAANFRQAMESSPLVGSGNPIVGIPSDQKLAEMFPKDEYSGEYANLGIQLFKKPVINVQDTGYVEVLSALQMYMDNFTNKPIEINGFVYREEGMKPNQFVIARFNIQCCAADAMPLGILVESDKAASYATNSWVHVSGKLGKSNYSDAEVLSINADGMNGIPAPKNVYVQPQSDFSFVNRM, from the coding sequence ATGTCCAAAATATCAAAACAACAGCAGCCGATTCATGGCGCTGTTCAATCTCTCATTCTTCTCGGTTTCGGGTTATACATTCACTATCTGGTGTTCTCAGGTCATATTAATTTCTATATCGCGCCGCGTATGCAGCTGTATGTTGTGATGGCTGGCATTGGGCTTGACGTGATGGCGCTCTATCACGGCATGCGAACCTTCCGAAAGTATGCAGCAAGCAAACGCTCCTCCCGCGACTCCCGCGACCCGGGTAACCATAAACCGGCCGCATCCCCGCTGCTTAGAAGCGTTCTGATTAATCTCTTCTTCCTCTTCCCCATTCTGCTCGGGTTTCTTACGCCGGATAGGGCGCTCGGAAGCTCTCTTGCCGCGAAGAAAGGTATTAATCTCGGAGACGCCGCGAATTTCCGCCAAGCCATGGAAAGCTCGCCGCTTGTCGGCAGCGGTAACCCAATCGTAGGGATTCCATCCGACCAGAAGCTTGCGGAGATGTTTCCCAAAGACGAATACAGCGGCGAATATGCGAATCTCGGAATCCAGTTATTCAAGAAGCCTGTTATCAACGTGCAGGACACCGGATACGTCGAGGTGCTCTCCGCTCTCCAGATGTATATGGATAATTTCACTAACAAACCGATAGAAATCAACGGATTTGTGTACCGGGAAGAAGGTATGAAGCCGAATCAGTTCGTTATTGCCCGTTTCAATATCCAGTGCTGCGCAGCCGACGCAATGCCGCTTGGTATCCTGGTCGAATCGGATAAGGCGGCGTCCTATGCCACTAACAGCTGGGTGCACGTATCCGGAAAGCTGGGTAAATCCAATTACAGCGATGCCGAGGTGCTCTCAATCAATGCAGATGGAATGAACGGCATACCGGCACCGAAGAATGTATATGTACAGCCGCAATCGGATTTCTCCTTCGTGAACCGGATGTAA
- a CDS encoding ABC transporter permease, with translation MMKAYISVFKLRISNGLQYRAAALAGVGTQFFFGFIFIMIFEAFYAQASQTPPMTLSQVITYTWLKQAFLAFVVLWLRDNELFQLITTGNIAYELCRPTGIYGLWYAKLLAQRLSSALLRCFPILIVVLFLPQPYGLQLPPDLSSFLLFLVVLIVGLMMIVALSMLIYISVFVTMSPAGSLLMFSVFGEFLAGLVIPVPLMPGWMQQIVYLLPFHWTADFPFRVFTGNLSKSEAVKGLMIQIIWLTALIAFGKIAMDKALRHIVVQGG, from the coding sequence ATGATGAAAGCCTACATATCCGTATTCAAGCTGCGCATCAGCAATGGGCTGCAGTACCGTGCGGCGGCGTTAGCCGGAGTCGGCACGCAATTTTTCTTCGGCTTTATATTCATCATGATCTTTGAAGCCTTCTACGCTCAAGCTAGTCAGACTCCCCCAATGACGCTTTCCCAGGTAATCACCTATACATGGCTCAAGCAGGCGTTCCTTGCTTTTGTCGTTCTGTGGCTCAGGGATAACGAGTTGTTCCAGCTGATCACAACCGGTAATATTGCCTATGAGCTGTGCAGACCAACCGGCATTTACGGACTCTGGTACGCCAAGCTTCTCGCCCAGCGATTATCCAGCGCTCTGCTGCGGTGCTTCCCGATACTTATCGTGGTTCTCTTCCTGCCCCAGCCCTACGGACTCCAGCTTCCTCCGGATCTTTCGTCGTTTCTCTTGTTTCTCGTCGTGCTTATTGTCGGCCTGATGATGATCGTCGCCCTTTCGATGCTGATCTACATTTCAGTGTTCGTCACAATGTCGCCGGCCGGATCGCTATTGATGTTCAGCGTTTTCGGGGAATTTCTCGCCGGACTGGTCATTCCCGTACCGCTCATGCCAGGCTGGATGCAGCAGATCGTTTACTTGCTCCCGTTCCATTGGACTGCCGATTTTCCGTTTCGCGTGTTCACCGGCAACCTGTCGAAGTCCGAAGCCGTGAAGGGATTAATGATTCAGATTATCTGGCTGACTGCGCTGATCGCCTTTGGCAAGATTGCCATGGACAAAGCGCTTCGGCACATAGTCGTCCAGGGAGGATGA
- a CDS encoding spore coat protein: MEIHELLNCKTIGLAKAKLMQGLVFDKDLKALMQKNVEQSIQAIEDLESLYRKVTIQ; this comes from the coding sequence ATGGAAATTCATGAGCTGCTTAATTGTAAAACGATCGGCCTGGCCAAAGCGAAATTGATGCAGGGCCTGGTTTTCGATAAAGATCTTAAAGCATTGATGCAGAAGAACGTAGAACAGTCAATTCAAGCGATAGAAGATTTGGAGAGCCTGTACCGGAAAGTGACGATCCAATAA
- a CDS encoding DUF2512 family protein, translating into MLKFLVKWVLNGAIVTLLLSYFTGISYWTAFIAASVLTVIAYFVGDQFILRQSNNTVATIMDGVMAVLYLLVLEFYFDWGLSWGEIFTIAAVLAVAEAFLHRYIFQQENITAT; encoded by the coding sequence ATGCTGAAGTTTTTAGTGAAATGGGTCTTAAACGGAGCGATCGTGACGCTGCTGCTCTCGTATTTTACGGGAATATCGTACTGGACGGCGTTCATTGCCGCGTCGGTCTTGACTGTTATCGCCTACTTTGTTGGAGATCAGTTCATCCTGCGGCAGTCCAATAATACGGTTGCAACAATAATGGACGGGGTTATGGCTGTCTTGTATCTGCTGGTCCTTGAGTTTTACTTCGATTGGGGACTATCCTGGGGGGAAATATTCACAATAGCGGCGGTTTTGGCTGTAGCGGAAGCTTTCCTGCACCGATACATCTTTCAGCAGGAGAATATCACGGCAACGTAG
- a CDS encoding DUF6376 family protein, with protein sequence MKSLLATMLLAVPLLLGGCSLLEEVNRSLDYADEASNYVQQLGSYGQDARNLAEQAVSDLDARTNLEQKLTAMKEEASRFTQVQAPEYAQELHAKIADYNSRLNEGIDSVLADIKNGIYNNQTLQNAGVIDVLNQIDETLTQIKELQQ encoded by the coding sequence ATGAAATCATTACTGGCAACCATGCTTTTGGCAGTGCCCCTGCTACTCGGAGGGTGTTCTCTTCTGGAGGAAGTTAATCGCTCGCTGGATTATGCGGATGAGGCGTCCAATTACGTCCAGCAGCTGGGCTCGTACGGTCAGGATGCAAGAAATCTGGCCGAACAAGCGGTTTCGGACTTGGATGCGCGTACTAATCTGGAGCAGAAGCTCACGGCGATGAAGGAAGAAGCGTCCCGGTTTACACAGGTGCAAGCCCCCGAATATGCACAGGAGCTTCACGCCAAAATCGCCGATTACAACAGCAGGCTGAATGAAGGAATCGATTCGGTCCTTGCTGATATCAAGAACGGCATTTACAACAATCAAACGCTGCAAAATGCAGGCGTCATCGATGTCTTGAATCAGATCGATGAAACATTGACCCAGATAAAAGAACTGCAGCAGTAA
- a CDS encoding permease, with amino-acid sequence MRVPLPLTRPRNPMLLAAVIAGIALVTMILATWNLPKLDSEFTANFKTIFISILLEALPFMMLGVLFSALLEVFVSEKTVRRFIPDNPLLAIPYACLLGFIFPICECGLTPVIRRLMSKGMPLYVAIVFIIAGPIINPIVLISTIVAFRIQPSIAYYRLGLAFAIAVIIGLFIWRTVKADPRRTAALSAPRPVTVKRMKLAGENRLHQISHALADGPDVREHSHRGSRISSLLSHAIAEFFEMGKYLLFGSILTALVQTLVSRNDLTSLGEGLISSHLFMMGFAYVLSLCSTSDAFVASSFITLFTKGSLLTFMLLGPMLDMKSTIMLLSVFKTRFVLLLAALISITVLLVTIIAEQILPM; translated from the coding sequence ATGCGAGTCCCGCTACCTTTAACACGACCAAGAAATCCCATGCTGCTGGCGGCGGTTATAGCCGGTATTGCATTAGTCACGATGATTCTCGCAACATGGAATCTGCCGAAGCTTGATTCCGAATTTACCGCGAACTTCAAAACGATATTCATCAGCATTTTGCTGGAGGCTCTGCCTTTTATGATGCTTGGGGTGCTGTTTTCAGCGCTCCTGGAAGTGTTCGTTTCGGAAAAAACAGTGCGCCGGTTCATTCCGGACAATCCCCTGCTCGCTATTCCGTACGCATGCCTGCTCGGGTTCATTTTTCCCATATGCGAATGCGGCCTCACTCCGGTTATACGCCGGCTGATGAGTAAGGGCATGCCGCTCTATGTAGCTATCGTGTTTATTATTGCGGGACCGATTATTAACCCGATAGTCTTGATCTCAACGATTGTCGCGTTCCGGATTCAGCCGTCAATCGCTTATTACCGGCTGGGACTCGCTTTTGCAATAGCAGTGATTATCGGTTTGTTCATTTGGCGTACCGTGAAAGCCGACCCCCGGCGGACGGCTGCGTTATCCGCTCCTCGCCCTGTTACCGTGAAGCGGATGAAGCTGGCTGGGGAGAACAGGCTTCATCAGATATCGCATGCCTTGGCCGACGGGCCTGATGTGCGGGAGCATTCACACAGGGGAAGCAGGATCTCCTCGCTGCTCAGCCATGCCATTGCGGAATTTTTCGAAATGGGCAAATATTTGCTGTTCGGCTCCATCCTTACCGCTCTGGTTCAAACGCTTGTTTCCCGAAATGATTTGACTTCGCTTGGCGAGGGCCTGATCAGCTCCCACTTGTTCATGATGGGGTTTGCTTATGTACTGTCGCTTTGCTCAACATCGGATGCCTTCGTCGCATCTTCTTTCATTACTTTATTCACGAAAGGCTCCCTGCTTACCTTCATGCTGCTTGGACCGATGCTCGATATGAAGAGCACGATCATGCTTCTGTCTGTTTTCAAAACCAGATTCGTACTGCTTCTCGCTGCATTGATATCAATCACGGTACTGCTCGTCACGATCATCGCAGAGCAGATTCTACCGATGTAA
- a CDS encoding zinc-dependent alcohol dehydrogenase translates to MKAVTYQGIKNVQVKEVQDPRIQKADDIIVKLTTTAICGSDLHLIHGMIPNFPTDYIIGHEPMGIVEETGPGVTKVKKGDRVIIPFNVSCGQCYYCKHELESQCDNSNPHGDMGAYFGYSETTGGYPGGQAEYMRVPYANFTPFKIPDNCEVTDEKLCLIADVMPTSYWSVDNAGVKDGDTVIVLGCGPVGLLVQKFSWLKGARRVIAVDYVDYRLEHAKRHNKVETVNFEQEQNIGNHLKEITGGGADVVIDCVGMDGKMTPLEFLASGLKLHGGAMGAIVIASQAVRKGGMIHITGAYGMRYNAFPLGDIFQRNVNIRTGQAPVIHYMPHMYDLIAEGKVDPGDIITHVLPLGQAKNGYEMFDTKTDGCIKVVLKP, encoded by the coding sequence ATGAAAGCCGTCACGTATCAGGGTATCAAGAACGTACAGGTTAAAGAAGTGCAGGATCCGAGAATTCAGAAAGCGGATGACATCATCGTCAAATTGACGACTACGGCGATCTGCGGATCGGATCTGCATCTGATTCATGGTATGATCCCTAATTTTCCGACGGATTATATTATCGGACACGAGCCGATGGGAATTGTAGAGGAAACGGGACCGGGCGTCACCAAAGTGAAAAAAGGGGACAGGGTGATCATTCCGTTCAACGTCAGCTGCGGACAATGCTACTACTGCAAGCACGAATTGGAAAGTCAATGTGACAACTCTAATCCCCACGGGGATATGGGCGCTTATTTCGGTTACTCGGAGACAACAGGCGGATATCCCGGGGGGCAGGCGGAATATATGCGCGTGCCATACGCCAATTTCACTCCTTTCAAAATCCCTGATAATTGTGAAGTAACGGATGAAAAACTGTGCCTGATCGCAGACGTTATGCCTACCTCTTATTGGAGCGTTGATAATGCCGGGGTGAAGGACGGGGATACGGTCATTGTCCTCGGATGCGGCCCTGTGGGACTGCTCGTCCAGAAGTTTTCCTGGCTGAAGGGCGCCAGACGGGTCATTGCCGTCGATTATGTCGACTACCGGTTGGAGCACGCGAAGCGGCACAATAAGGTGGAAACCGTCAATTTCGAGCAGGAGCAGAATATCGGCAATCACCTGAAAGAAATTACAGGCGGCGGAGCGGATGTCGTCATTGACTGCGTCGGGATGGACGGCAAGATGACGCCGCTCGAGTTTCTCGCTTCCGGACTTAAACTTCACGGTGGAGCGATGGGCGCTATCGTAATCGCGTCGCAAGCGGTCCGCAAGGGCGGGATGATTCACATTACAGGAGCTTATGGAATGAGGTACAACGCATTCCCGCTTGGCGATATTTTTCAGAGGAATGTTAATATCCGGACAGGTCAGGCGCCTGTCATTCATTACATGCCGCATATGTATGATTTGATCGCAGAAGGCAAGGTTGACCCTGGTGACATTATTACGCACGTGCTTCCGCT
- a CDS encoding multidrug effflux MFS transporter has translation MTNSDRGLMSIMADMQTNAEEAAAEPLRRSKRLWMAIILGSLASFGPLSLDMYLPALPAIGDDLHTSASLIQLSLTACMLGLSLGQLFAGPLSDIRGRRLPLIAGLIVYAVSSVLCVYAPSIWTFVGLRFIQGMAGAAGIVISRAVVRDLYSGTEMTKFFALLMLVNGAAPILAPVVGAQILQITNWRGVFAVLAVIGAVMAAAVCLGFRETLPPERRMSGGIRTTFTAFGRLLGNRTFMGFALTQGLVMAAMFAYIAGSPFVLQDIFGLSPQMYSLCFAVNGLGIIIASQATGRLAARVGESKLLAAGLSIAAGGGALLLAAAAAGIGLYTILPALFLIVSSVGIVSTSTFALAMQNQGQAAGSASALLGLLSFIFGGVAAPFVGIAGSGTAVPLAIVIAACEAGAIVTYMVLIARRSRV, from the coding sequence ATTACGAATTCCGACCGGGGGTTGATGAGTATAATGGCTGACATGCAGACAAATGCCGAGGAAGCTGCCGCCGAACCGCTCAGACGCTCGAAACGATTATGGATGGCTATCATTCTTGGCTCATTGGCTTCGTTCGGACCGCTGTCACTGGATATGTACTTGCCGGCGCTGCCGGCGATTGGGGATGATCTGCACACGAGCGCTTCGCTTATTCAGCTCAGCCTCACCGCATGTATGCTCGGATTGTCGCTAGGGCAGCTGTTCGCAGGACCTCTTAGCGATATCCGCGGACGGCGGCTGCCCCTCATAGCGGGACTCATCGTTTATGCGGTATCGTCGGTATTATGCGTCTATGCTCCATCGATCTGGACGTTCGTGGGTCTGAGGTTTATTCAGGGGATGGCCGGCGCGGCAGGTATTGTCATCAGCAGGGCTGTTGTTCGCGATTTATATTCAGGAACGGAAATGACCAAGTTCTTCGCACTGCTCATGCTGGTGAACGGCGCCGCTCCGATACTAGCCCCTGTCGTCGGCGCACAAATTCTTCAGATCACTAACTGGCGGGGCGTATTTGCAGTGCTCGCGGTTATCGGGGCGGTGATGGCTGCGGCCGTCTGCTTAGGCTTCCGGGAAACGCTTCCGCCCGAGAGGAGGATGAGCGGGGGGATACGGACCACTTTCACGGCGTTCGGACGCCTTCTTGGCAACCGGACGTTTATGGGTTTTGCGCTCACGCAAGGACTCGTTATGGCAGCCATGTTCGCTTATATAGCCGGGTCGCCGTTTGTCCTCCAGGATATCTTCGGTCTATCGCCGCAAATGTACAGCTTATGCTTCGCAGTGAACGGTCTGGGTATCATCATAGCAAGCCAGGCTACAGGACGGCTCGCCGCGCGGGTCGGAGAAAGCAAGCTGCTCGCGGCAGGTCTATCGATCGCTGCGGGAGGGGGCGCTTTGCTGCTTGCTGCTGCCGCTGCCGGTATTGGACTGTATACGATATTACCTGCGCTGTTCCTCATCGTATCAAGCGTCGGTATCGTTAGTACCTCAACATTCGCACTGGCGATGCAGAATCAGGGGCAGGCAGCAGGCAGCGCTTCGGCTCTGCTCGGTTTGCTCTCCTTCATTTTCGGCGGAGTCGCGGCACCGTTCGTCGGTATCGCCGGCAGCGGTACGGCTGTCCCGCTCGCTATCGTCATTGCAGCTTGCGAAGCCGGCGCGATTGTCACTTATATGGTATTGATTGCAAGACGCAGCAGGGTGTAA
- a CDS encoding M42 family metallopeptidase: MDAMTQMMKQLTETDGVPGHEREVRTVMQEYLQPLSDEIVKDRLGGVLGKKTGRADGPKVLLAGHLDEIGFMVTQITPKGFLRFHQLGGWWPHNVLSQRVKVKTRKGEYIGIIGSKAPHILKKEEREKVMELKDLYIDIGAKDEEDAKEMGVRPGDWIVPVSEFTTMRGGELWVGKALDNRAGCALAVEVLKRLQNGEHPNIVYAGATVQEEVGLRGAGTVANLVEPDIAFALDVGIAYDTPGNESQHMACNVGDGPLVLLFDASMVPHTGLRDLVMDTAEENGIKVQVDALSGGGTDAGKFHTSGIGCPSLVVGFATRYIHSHNAIMSKSDFDQAAALLTAVIKKLDRDKVNELFG, encoded by the coding sequence ATGGATGCAATGACGCAGATGATGAAACAGCTGACGGAAACTGACGGAGTACCAGGACACGAACGTGAAGTGCGCACTGTCATGCAGGAATATTTACAGCCTTTAAGCGACGAAATTGTAAAAGACCGGCTTGGAGGCGTGTTAGGCAAGAAAACGGGCCGGGCTGACGGACCGAAGGTTCTGCTGGCCGGACATTTGGACGAAATCGGATTTATGGTCACGCAAATCACCCCCAAGGGATTTCTCCGTTTCCACCAGCTCGGCGGATGGTGGCCGCATAATGTTCTGTCGCAGCGTGTGAAGGTAAAAACCCGCAAAGGCGAATATATAGGCATCATCGGCTCCAAGGCGCCGCACATATTGAAAAAGGAAGAACGCGAAAAAGTAATGGAGCTGAAGGATCTATATATCGATATTGGCGCGAAAGATGAAGAGGATGCCAAAGAAATGGGCGTTAGACCGGGAGACTGGATCGTTCCCGTTTCCGAATTTACAACGATGCGCGGCGGCGAGCTGTGGGTGGGCAAAGCACTGGATAATCGTGCAGGTTGCGCGCTTGCGGTAGAGGTTCTCAAAAGGCTGCAAAATGGGGAACACCCTAACATCGTTTACGCGGGAGCCACTGTTCAGGAGGAAGTGGGGCTTCGCGGGGCGGGTACAGTCGCGAACCTGGTCGAGCCCGATATTGCTTTCGCGCTCGATGTGGGCATAGCTTACGATACCCCCGGCAACGAATCGCAGCATATGGCATGCAATGTCGGCGACGGTCCGCTGGTGCTGCTTTTTGATGCCTCTATGGTTCCGCATACCGGACTGCGCGATCTTGTAATGGATACAGCCGAAGAAAACGGCATCAAGGTGCAGGTGGACGCATTATCCGGCGGCGGTACGGATGCTGGTAAATTCCATACGAGCGGGATCGGATGCCCTTCCCTCGTTGTGGGCTTTGCGACCCGGTACATTCACAGCCATAATGCGATAATGTCGAAGAGCGATTTTGATCAAGCCGCAGCGCTTCTGACGGCAGTGATCAAGAAGCTGGACCGGGACAAGGTTAACGAGCTGTTCGGCTAG
- a CDS encoding spore coat protein produces the protein MNNDFLDPINAEGMPGLADASFALEFLLTVKTGVRNTAVALSETASPEVRMILRVQLNEALALHDELSELMIDKGWLHPYGLREQFELDLKSARTTVQIANMQLFPEDTSRLGTFATPHK, from the coding sequence ATGAATAACGATTTTTTGGACCCCATCAACGCCGAAGGTATGCCGGGGCTTGCAGATGCATCGTTTGCGCTCGAATTTCTGCTTACTGTTAAAACCGGCGTGCGAAATACGGCAGTCGCTTTATCCGAAACGGCATCGCCGGAAGTAAGAATGATTCTCCGCGTTCAACTCAATGAGGCGCTGGCGCTTCACGACGAGCTCTCGGAGCTGATGATAGACAAGGGATGGCTGCATCCCTACGGATTGCGCGAGCAGTTCGAGCTGGACTTGAAGTCCGCTCGAACGACAGTCCAGATTGCCAATATGCAGCTGTTTCCGGAAGATACTTCACGCCTGGGCACATTTGCAACTCCACATAAATAA
- a CDS encoding ABC transporter permease, producing the protein MKLYFKYIRLLLKSQMQYRASFLLLTAGQCLTPFTVFAGLYFLFERFGQVKGWSFYEVALCFAVTQMAFTITECFARGFDTFSTLIVDGDFDRLLVRPRSTIIQVLGSRFEFARIGRLFLSAVVLGWAALHIDAYWSPFKIIALILMILSGVVIFTGIFILAASISFWTVQGLEIANIFTDGGREMTQYPLNIYQTWVKRFFTFVIPFGFVNYIPLLYILGKLGGGGPLYAFTPLIGFLFLVPCLVVWRIGVRHYRSTGS; encoded by the coding sequence GTGAAACTTTATTTCAAATACATCCGGCTTCTGTTAAAATCGCAAATGCAGTATCGCGCTTCATTCCTGCTGCTTACCGCCGGACAATGCTTGACGCCTTTCACTGTGTTCGCCGGGTTGTACTTCCTGTTCGAGAGATTCGGACAGGTTAAAGGATGGAGCTTCTATGAGGTGGCACTGTGCTTCGCGGTGACTCAAATGGCGTTTACGATTACCGAATGTTTCGCGCGCGGCTTCGACACATTCTCGACGCTTATCGTGGACGGAGATTTCGACAGGCTGCTTGTTCGTCCGAGAAGCACCATCATACAGGTGCTCGGATCCCGGTTCGAATTCGCCCGAATCGGACGCCTTTTTCTCAGTGCAGTCGTCCTTGGTTGGGCCGCTCTCCACATTGACGCCTACTGGTCTCCCTTCAAGATCATAGCGCTTATATTGATGATTCTGAGCGGTGTTGTCATATTCACGGGCATTTTCATTCTGGCTGCATCAATCAGCTTCTGGACCGTGCAAGGACTCGAAATCGCGAATATTTTTACCGACGGCGGACGGGAGATGACGCAATACCCGCTCAACATTTATCAGACGTGGGTGAAAAGATTTTTTACATTCGTTATTCCCTTCGGATTTGTCAACTATATACCCTTGCTCTATATCCTCGGCAAGCTCGGCGGCGGCGGTCCTCTGTATGCCTTCACCCCGCTGATCGGCTTCCTGTTTCTCGTTCCTTGCCTGGTCGTGTGGCGTATCGGAGTGCGTCACTACCGGTCTACCGGTTCTTGA
- a CDS encoding ATP-binding cassette domain-containing protein, translating to MITVNGISKSFLVAKRPSGLRHAVKSLFHREYTTVEALQDISFSIAPGEIVGYIGPNGAGKSTTIKIMSGILVPDRGTCSIKGYTPWLERVPYVKNIGVVFGQRCQLWWDVPVMDSFELLRDIYNVPQLEFKDTLALLIETLDLEGIINTPVRQLSLGQRMRCEIAASLLHNPSILFLDEPTIGLDAVSKIAVRHFIKTINKEKGVTVILTTHDMNDIEALADRILLVGKGTLLYDGSVQRLRSRFSTRRTITAEYRENSVPLDIPGASVLSWTPDRAILSVDTEQVMISDTLTRLSAQVDLVDVTIDTQPIEDIIVQLYKEYQL from the coding sequence TTGATAACTGTAAACGGAATCAGTAAATCGTTCCTGGTAGCCAAGCGGCCATCGGGTCTGAGGCATGCGGTAAAATCGCTATTTCATCGGGAATACACGACTGTCGAAGCGCTTCAGGATATCTCGTTCTCCATAGCGCCCGGCGAAATTGTCGGTTACATCGGGCCAAACGGGGCGGGGAAGTCTACCACTATCAAAATCATGAGCGGCATCCTGGTGCCGGACCGAGGCACCTGTTCAATCAAGGGATATACGCCATGGCTGGAACGCGTACCCTACGTTAAGAACATCGGTGTCGTGTTCGGCCAGCGCTGTCAGCTATGGTGGGATGTACCTGTCATGGATTCATTCGAGCTTCTCCGCGATATCTACAACGTACCACAGCTGGAATTCAAGGATACTCTGGCGCTGCTGATCGAGACACTTGATCTGGAGGGCATCATTAACACGCCTGTTCGGCAGCTAAGCCTCGGGCAGCGAATGCGTTGCGAGATTGCCGCTTCTCTTCTTCATAATCCAAGTATCCTGTTTCTGGATGAGCCGACAATCGGCCTCGACGCTGTCTCCAAGATCGCGGTGCGCCACTTTATCAAGACCATCAACAAAGAGAAGGGTGTCACCGTTATCCTCACGACTCACGACATGAACGATATCGAGGCGCTTGCTGACAGAATTCTGCTGGTCGGTAAAGGTACCCTGCTTTACGACGGGAGCGTCCAGCGTTTGCGGAGCCGGTTCAGCACCAGAAGGACAATTACCGCCGAGTATCGCGAGAATTCCGTCCCTCTTGATATTCCGGGGGCATCCGTCTTGTCATGGACGCCTGACCGGGCGATTCTTAGCGTCGACACCGAGCAGGTTATGATTTCGGATACGCTGACCAGGCTGTCGGCCCAAGTCGACCTGGTGGATGTCACGATCGATACTCAACCGATTGAGGATATTATTGTCCAGCTGTATAAGGAGTACCAGTTATGA